The following nucleotide sequence is from Pseudomonas sessilinigenes.
TCCTGGCGGTGTCGATCATCACCTGGGTGTCGGCGATGTCCCGGTAGCCGATCACGCCCTGCAGGTCGTTGCCGGGAATCGGCAGGATGAAGGGCGTGGAGCCGGTGGCGATCAGCAGGCGGTCGTATTCGGCCTCGGTGCCGTCGTCGGCGATCACCCGGCGCCGGATACGGTCGATCTGCACCACCTTGCGGTTGAGCAGCAGCTTGATGCCGTGCTCCTGGTACCAGCCAAGGTCGTTGAGGATGATGTCCTCGAACTGCTGCTCGCCGGCCAGCACCGGCGACAGCAAGATACGGTTGTAGTTGGCGTGGGGCTCGGCACCGAAGACGGTGATGTCGTACAGCTCCTCGCTCAGCTTGAGCAGTTCCTCCAGGGTGCGGACCCCGGCCATGCCATTGCCGATCATCACCAGCTTGAGTTTTTTCATGGGCTCCTCCGGGAGCGCAGGCAGGGCTTGGGCCTGGCTCGACAAAATGCGCGCAAACAAAAAAGGCGTCCCGTCAGTGGCCTGACGAGGACGCCTTTGTCCGATCCCGTTCTCTCGGGAAGCCTGCCTTCGTCGTTGAAGGCCGGGCTTTATGTCTGTTGCCAGGAGCAATGCAGCGCCTGTGCCAAGTTACCAAGGCCGCGTACTTGCACGGCGCCCAGGCAATGTTCCACGCATGGTGGAGACAGTTTCTGCACCGAATTGACGCGTCCTGCCCCGTTTCGATACCGGCCATTTCCACTCCCACGTGGCCGCTGCCGAGCCTGTGAGGCTGCGACAAGGCCCGCAGGGCCTTCATCGCCCGGTCATGCGCAGCCAAGGCCTAGCCGCGCAGCACCCGCCACAGCAGCACCAGGTTGAGCAGCAGGGCGGCCAGGGCGAGTCCGCGCCAGACCTTCAGCGGCTCGCGCTCCAGCAGCGGTCGGGGCCGGCTGTGCAGGCTGCGGCGTTCGCCCTGTTCCAGCACCAGCAACCACTGCTCGGCGGTTTCGTAGCGCTGCTGCGGTTGGGCGCAGACTCCGCGCTCCAGGCTCTCCTCCAGCCATTGCGGCAGGTCCGGGCGGTAGCGTCCGGGGCTGGTCGGCAGGCCGAAGCGCGGACGCTGGAAGGCTTCGACCTCGCCGTGGGGATAGTGCCCGGTCAGCAGGAAGTACAGGCACACGCCGACGGCGTACAGGTCCTGCCCGGGGCCGGGAGGTTCGCCAGCGAAGGCTTCCGGGGCGATGAAACTCGGGGTGCCGGGCAGCAGGTGTTGCGGGTCCACCGTCAATCCGGGGCAGTAGGCCAGGCCGAAATCCAGGATGCGCAGTTCGCCATCCTCGCCCAGCAGCAGGTTCTCTGGCTTGAGGTCGCGGTGCACGATCTGCCGCCGATGCAGCAGGCCCACCGCCCGCAGCAGGCGTTCGGCCAGGGCCTGCCACTGGTCCAGGGGCAGGGGGCCGTGCTGTTGGAACAACTGCGCCAGGGTCCGTCCCGGGTATTCGCGCATCAGGTAGTACAGGTGCTGGCGCGAGCTGCCGCCATGCACTTGGGGAAAGTGCCGGCCGGCGACCCGGCGCAGCAACCATTCCTCGGCCAGCAGTGCCTGGCAGGCCGGCAGGTCATCGTGCAGGGCGCCGGGCAGGGTCTTTAGCAGCCAGGCCTGATCTTGCTCGTCGCGCACCCGATACAGCAGCGACTGCCGGCTCTGGCCCAGCAGCGCCTCGACCTGCCAGCCCTCGAACATCTGGCCGGGCTTCAATGGCGGCGGCAGGGGCCATTGCCGCAGGTGCAGCAGGGCATCGCCGATGCTCTGTTCACCCAGGGCATCGACCCGTACCAGCAGGGCACTGGCGTTGTCCTGGCTGCCGGCCAGGTGGGCGGCGCTGACCAGGGTTCGGGTAGCGCTCTCCAGGTCTGGCTGGTCGCGCAGGATCGCCGCGATGGCGGTGTCGCCCAGGGTGGCCCAGACCCCGTCGCTGAGCAGCAGGAAGCTCTCGCCTTGGCGCAGTTCCCCGTCGAGGAAGTCCAGTACCAGGTGCTGGTCCAGCCCCAGGGCGCGCTTGAGCACATGCTGCATGCCTGGCTGCTCCCAGACATGATCCTCGCTGATGCGCTGCAAGCGTTGCTGGTGCCAGCGGTAGACCCGGCAGTCGCCGACGTGGGCCAGGGTGAAGCGCCGCCCGCGCAACACCAGGGCACTGAGGGTGGTGAGCAGCGGTTGGCCGCCACCATTGGCCTGCAGCCAGCGATTCTGCGCGTTCAGCAGGCGCTCCAGGGATTCGGCCACGCCCCAGGTTTCTGGTGTCGCATAGTAGTCCAGGGCCAGCGCCTGCAAGCTGGAACGGGCTGCCAGGCCACCATCGGCGCACTGGCTGACACCGTCGGCAATGGCGAACAGCAGGCCCTTGCTCGCGGCCAGGACCGGCTCCGGGGTCACTCGGCGCAGGGCATCCTGGTTCTCGGCCCGGGGGCCGGTGGCGCTGGCCTGGGCGTGGCTCAGTTGCAGGGCCATGCAGTGTCAGACCCGGGCCGCGGTCACGGCAGCCGAGCCCCAGGTGGTGCGCCAGCGACGTTTGACCCCATGCAGGCCGAACCAGGCCAGCAAGCCTAGGCTGGCGAACAACCACAGCGCCAACTGGTAGCTGCCGGTGCCTTGCTTGATCGCCCCCATGCCGGCCGCCAGGGCGAAACCGCCGATGCCGCCGGCCATGCCGATCAGCCCGGTCATCACGCCGATTTCCCGTCGGAAGCGTTGCGGCACCAGCTGGAACACCGCGCCATTGCCCGCTCCGAGGCCAAGCATGGTGCAGACGAACAGCGCCAGGGCGGCGTAGGAGCTGGGCAGGTTGAAACCCACCGCGGCGATGCAGACCGCCGCCACGCTGTACATCGCCAGCAAGGTGCGGATGCCGCCGAAGCGGTCCGCCAGGGCCCCGCCCAGGGGGCGCATCAGGCTGCCGCCGAAGACGCAGGCCGCGGTGTAGTAGCCGGCCGTCACCGGGCTCAGTCCGTACTGGTCGTTGAAGTAGCCGGGCAGGGCGCTGGCCAGGCCGATGAAGCCGCCGAAGGTGACGCTGTAGAAGAACATGAACCACCAGCTGTCGCGGTCGCCCAGGGCTTTGAGGTAGTCCGCCATGGACTTGGCCCGGGGCCGTTCGGGGGCGTTTTGCGCCAGCCAGGCGAACAGCACCAGGGTCAGCAGCAGCGGGATCAGGGCGAAGCCGAACACATTGCTCCAGCCGTAGGCCGCGGCCAGCGCCGGGGCCAGCAGCGCGGCGAACACCGTGCCGGAGTTGCCCGCGCCGGCGATACCCATGGCCTTGCCCTGGTGTTGCGGCGGATACCACTGCGAGGCCAGGGGCAGGGCCACTGCGAACGACGCGCCGGCCATACCCAGGAACACTCCCAGCAGCAGGGCCTGTTGGTAGCTGTGGACCCCCAGCGTCCAGGCGCCGAACAACGCGCCGATGACGATCACCTGGCCGATCAGGCCGGCGGTCTTGGGTGACAGGCGATCGGCCAGCAGGCCCATGGCGAAGCGCAGCACCGCGCCGGCGAGGATCGGCGTGGCCACCATCAGGCCGCGCTGTTGGGTGGTCAGTTGCAGGTCGCTGGCGATCTGCACCGCCAGGGGCCCCAGCAGGTACCAGACCATGAAACTCAGGTCGAAATAGAGAAAGGCCGCGAACAGGGTCGGGGCGTGGCCGGATTTCCAGAAGCTTGAATTCATCGCGCACCTCAGCTGACAGCAATCGTGGGAGTGGTCATGGGCCTTCAGGGGGTGCGCCACGCCGGCCGCACCACCAGCCCCGTGCAGTGGGGCCAGAACGAAAAGACGCCGGCACCCGGCTCGCGGTGGGCGAGCAGGATGCGCGACGTCTTTGTCGTGGGTGGGGCAACCGCCGTTGGTTACCGATGCAGATCCGATAGCAAGAGCCGGGCCAGCCAGGCCCCGGTCAGCCCAGCAGTTCCTGCATGGCGATGATCTGCTCCGCCACCTGGATCAGCTTCTGCTGTCGGCTCATGGCCTGGCGGCGCATCAGGGTATAGGCCTGTTCCTCGTCGCAGGCCTTCATCTTCATCAGTAGCCCTTTGGCCAGCTCGATGCGCTTGCGCTCCGCCAGTTGCTGGTCCCGGGCCTGCAACTGGGCGCGCAGGGCCTGGTCGCTCTCGAAACGGGCCATGGCCACATCGAGGATCGGCTGCAGGCGCTGGACCTGGATGCCTTCGACGATGTAGGCGCTGACCCCGGACTTGATCGCCTGGCGCATCACCCCCGGGTCATGTTCGTCGGTGAACATCACGATGGGCCGGGGGCGGTCGCGGCTGACCAGCACCACTTGCTCCATGACGTCGCGCCCGGGCGACTCGGTATCGATCAGGATCACGTCCGGGCGCACCGTTTCGACGCGTCCGGGCAGGTCGATGGTCAGGCCTGACTCATCGATGACTTCGAACCCGGCTTCACTGAGCGCGGTCTTGAGTCGCCCGACTTTTTTCGCGGTGTCGTCGATCAACAGGATACGTAGCATCGTCACAGGCTCCGCTCAGCGTCGGGCCACGAGGGCCGGGGTTTCGCTCAGGGCATGCAGGCGGAAGCTGCGGGCGTAGGCGGCCGGCTGTGTGCCATCCCAGACCTTGCCATCGATCAGCTGGCTGCTGCGCATGTCTGGCCTGTTGGCCAGGCCAAGCTGTGCGGCGGCCTGGCGATACAGCTCCAGTTGCTGCACCCGGCGGGCCACGGCCAGGTAATCCGGGTCTTCGCGTAGCAGGCCCCAGCGGCGGAACTGGGTCATGAACCACATGCCGTCGGACAGGTAGGGCGGGTTCACCGCGCCCTGGTTGTAAAAGCTCAGGGCATGGGCGTCTTGCCAGCGATTGCCCAGTCCATCGGCATAGTCGCCCAGTAGCCGCGGCTCGATGCAGGCCAGCGAGGTATCGAGGTAGTCGCTGGCACTGAGCAGGCGCGCGGTGCTGCGACGGTTCTCCTGGCTTTGCTCGATGAAGCGGCTGGCCTCCAGAACGGCCATCACCAGGGCTCGGGCCGTGTTGGGGTACTGCTCGACAAAGGCTCGGGTACAGCCCAGGACCTTCTCTGGGTGGTCAGGCCAGATGGCCTGGCTGGTGGCCAGGGTGAACCCCAGGTCCTGTTGCGCGGCGCTGGCACTCCAGGGCTCGCCAACGCAGAAACCGTCTATTCGCCCGGCCTGCAGGTGGGCGACCATTTGCGGCGGCGGCACCACCACGCTGTCCACGTCCAGCAAGGGATGGATGCCCTGGCTGGCGAGCCAGTAATACAACCATAGGGCGTGGGTGCCGGTGGGAAAGGTCTGGGCGAAGGTCAGGCGCGCCCGGCTTTGGTGCACATGCTGCTCCAGTGCCTCAGGGCTGGTCACCTTGAGCGCTTGCAGGTTCCGGGACAGGTTGATGCTCTGGCCGTTGTGATTCAGGCCCATGAGCACTGCCATGTCGCAAGGGCCGGTGCCGCCTATGCCCAGGTGCACTGAATAGATCAGTCCGTACAGGCTGTGGGCGGCGTCCAGTTCGCCGCTGACCAGTTTGTCCCGCAGGCCGGCCCAGGAGCCCTGGCGCTTGAGGTTTAGGGTCAGGCCGTAGGGCTGGGCGAAGCCCTGGGTGGCGGCAACCACCAGGGAGGCGCAGTCGGTCAGGGGCATGAAGCCCAGGTCCAGCTCGGGCTTTTCCGGGGCATCGCTGCCGTTGACCCAGGCCAATGGCGAGTGTGGGCGTTCGATCATGGGGGCACCCTGTGTGAAAAGCCTCTTGGCCATTCGCCCGGACGGGGTGGGAGAGGGCGCTGGCACTGTCCTTGGGCCCGGGCAAGCGTTGCCCCGGGCGGGTTGGAGCAAGAGAGTGCAAGGCATATGCCATCGACAGGCGGATTTGCGTGGGTGCCTCGCGTGCAAGCCCCGGGCGCGGCTATAATCGGCGACCTATTTCGCCGCCAACCGAGTTCATCCCGCCCATGTATACCCTGGCCCGCCAGCTGCTGTTCAAACTCTCCCCGGAAACCTCCCACGATCTGTCCCTGGACCTGATCGGCGCGGGCGGGCGTTTGGGCCTCAACGGCCTATTGTGCAAGGCCCCGGCGCAGTTGCCGGTCAAGGTCATGGGGCTGGAGTTCGCCAATCCCGTGGGGCTGGCGGCCGGCCTGGACAAGAATGGCGCGGCCATCGACGGCTTCTCCCAATTGGGCTTCGGCTTCGTCGAGATCGGCACGGTCACGCCCCGTCCACAGCCCGGCAATCCGAAG
It contains:
- a CDS encoding bifunctional protein-serine/threonine kinase/phosphatase, producing the protein MALQLSHAQASATGPRAENQDALRRVTPEPVLAASKGLLFAIADGVSQCADGGLAARSSLQALALDYYATPETWGVAESLERLLNAQNRWLQANGGGQPLLTTLSALVLRGRRFTLAHVGDCRVYRWHQQRLQRISEDHVWEQPGMQHVLKRALGLDQHLVLDFLDGELRQGESFLLLSDGVWATLGDTAIAAILRDQPDLESATRTLVSAAHLAGSQDNASALLVRVDALGEQSIGDALLHLRQWPLPPPLKPGQMFEGWQVEALLGQSRQSLLYRVRDEQDQAWLLKTLPGALHDDLPACQALLAEEWLLRRVAGRHFPQVHGGSSRQHLYYLMREYPGRTLAQLFQQHGPLPLDQWQALAERLLRAVGLLHRRQIVHRDLKPENLLLGEDGELRILDFGLAYCPGLTVDPQHLLPGTPSFIAPEAFAGEPPGPGQDLYAVGVCLYFLLTGHYPHGEVEAFQRPRFGLPTSPGRYRPDLPQWLEESLERGVCAQPQQRYETAEQWLLVLEQGERRSLHSRPRPLLEREPLKVWRGLALAALLLNLVLLWRVLRG
- a CDS encoding nitrate/nitrite transporter, with the protein product MNSSFWKSGHAPTLFAAFLYFDLSFMVWYLLGPLAVQIASDLQLTTQQRGLMVATPILAGAVLRFAMGLLADRLSPKTAGLIGQVIVIGALFGAWTLGVHSYQQALLLGVFLGMAGASFAVALPLASQWYPPQHQGKAMGIAGAGNSGTVFAALLAPALAAAYGWSNVFGFALIPLLLTLVLFAWLAQNAPERPRAKSMADYLKALGDRDSWWFMFFYSVTFGGFIGLASALPGYFNDQYGLSPVTAGYYTAACVFGGSLMRPLGGALADRFGGIRTLLAMYSVAAVCIAAVGFNLPSSYAALALFVCTMLGLGAGNGAVFQLVPQRFRREIGVMTGLIGMAGGIGGFALAAGMGAIKQGTGSYQLALWLFASLGLLAWFGLHGVKRRWRTTWGSAAVTAARV
- a CDS encoding ANTAR domain-containing response regulator, which gives rise to MLRILLIDDTAKKVGRLKTALSEAGFEVIDESGLTIDLPGRVETVRPDVILIDTESPGRDVMEQVVLVSRDRPRPIVMFTDEHDPGVMRQAIKSGVSAYIVEGIQVQRLQPILDVAMARFESDQALRAQLQARDQQLAERKRIELAKGLLMKMKACDEEQAYTLMRRQAMSRQQKLIQVAEQIIAMQELLG
- a CDS encoding CmpA/NrtA family ABC transporter substrate-binding protein — its product is MIERPHSPLAWVNGSDAPEKPELDLGFMPLTDCASLVVAATQGFAQPYGLTLNLKRQGSWAGLRDKLVSGELDAAHSLYGLIYSVHLGIGGTGPCDMAVLMGLNHNGQSINLSRNLQALKVTSPEALEQHVHQSRARLTFAQTFPTGTHALWLYYWLASQGIHPLLDVDSVVVPPPQMVAHLQAGRIDGFCVGEPWSASAAQQDLGFTLATSQAIWPDHPEKVLGCTRAFVEQYPNTARALVMAVLEASRFIEQSQENRRSTARLLSASDYLDTSLACIEPRLLGDYADGLGNRWQDAHALSFYNQGAVNPPYLSDGMWFMTQFRRWGLLREDPDYLAVARRVQQLELYRQAAAQLGLANRPDMRSSQLIDGKVWDGTQPAAYARSFRLHALSETPALVARR